The Amblyomma americanum isolate KBUSLIRL-KWMA chromosome 11, ASM5285725v1, whole genome shotgun sequence genome includes the window tgagttgcccaggtggtcgaaattattccggagccctccactacggacctatttgttcctctcttctttcactccctcctttatcccttcccttacggcgcggttcaggtgtccaacgatatatgagacagatactgcgccatttcctttccaccaaaaaccaattattattattattattcgtgagttgcatccgactatataGCATACATTAGTGCCGATGTGGAGTTCGTATGCGCTAGGTGAATAATATATAATTAAAAGTTTCTCTCCAGccattttggtttcaacagccgaacgatggctgtaacGTAACAGATGATTTAGGAAGCGAGAAAGTTACtgtgcctttttctttcttcaatttttcTGCCGCAGGACCCCCGCCACTTCCTGCGCGTCACGCTTGCGCCGGCGATGAAGGCGTTCCGCTCGGCGTCTCGCACCGTCAGTGTGCCAGGCACGATCGAGGCCCTCGAGGAACTGGCCAGCCTGGAGCCCCGCATCGTACGATTCGTAATCCCCGTGGGCGCCAACGTCAGCATGTCTGGCACGGCGCTAGTTGCCGCAGCCACAGCCGTCGTACTGGCCCGCCTGGACGGACTCGAAGTGGGCCTCGAGGAGCTGCTCATCATCGGGTAAGGGGAGAGGGCCCAGGCGGAGGACGTCGGAGGGCGTACTTTTATCGGCCCTTAGGCGGCGAGTGTCCAAGCTATAGTTTTCCGCCTGCACATAGCAGAGGCTCAGTTGTTCTATATATACGTACAGAACGAAACGCAGAAGTTCGCGCCCTGCGAACGCcgaagtggttagggcgctcggctactgatccggagttcccgggttcgaacccgaccgcggcggctgcgtttttatggaggcaaaatgctaaggcgcccgtgtaatgtgcgatgccagtgcacgttaaagatccccaggtggtcgaaattattccggagccctccactgcggcacctctctcttcctgtcctctttcactccctcctttatcccttaccttacggcacggttcaggtgtccaacgatatatgagactgacactgagccatttccttttccccaaaaccgactattattattattattattattaacgccgAAGAAACTGGACAGCACACTCTACTTGCATGAAGCCCGGCGCACAAATTCACCATCTATATGGCAGGAAATATGTCTCCGTGTGGCCTTTTGTGGAGAGTATCGGATTGGCCTGTTCACTCAGAGTGTCTGAGATTTGAGAGCAGCTTTGCAGTTGCTCAAGACCCCTATACGTATAAAGTGGCCTGAgaacttttttttatattttacgcGCGACTTTGCTAACTTCCGGTCCGCGAAGGTATGACCTGCTCCCTGGCGGTGTTTCGCAGCGCTACAGTGGTGCTGGCCAGCCTGGGCGCGGCGAGCATCCCGAACAGCAGCGTGCTCACCGTGCTCATGATCCTCATGGCACTGCAGGTGTCCAGCCGAGACATCAGCCTCGTCTTCGCTCTCGACTGGGCCGTGTACGTTGACACTGCATACACCGTTTGAAGGGAACGGGCCGTGTCCGAGTGCTTGCGTGGTTTAAACCTATTTATCACACAAGGGAGTTGACGAAACGCCTTCTCTCAGGGCTGTTTTGAACCTGTTTCTCTGCCGCTTCCACTGTCACTAAAACGCAAGACTTATCGCGAATTGTTAGGTTCCTAAAGTAAGGAAACGTTAATTACAaactgacacctgaaccgcgccataaaggaaggaggaaggagtgaaagaagaaaggaagaaagaggtgccgtagtggagggctccgggataatttcgaccacctggggatctttaacgtgcactgacatcgcacagcacacgggcgcctttgaggaaaaaacgctaaggcgcccgtgtgctgtgcgatgtcagtgcacgttaaagatccccaggtggtcgaaattatcccggagccctccactacggcacctctttcttcctttcttctttcactgcctccttccctcttcctttatggcgcggttcaggtgtccgatgatatgagacagatactgcgccatttcctttccccaaaaaaacaattattattattaaactagcattaaaaataaatgaaCCCGTCAGGACAACAGTCAGTTAACCCTGTGTTCTGTGCATGAATAGCTTTGGCAGCTTATGCGCCATATCAAACTCAACACAACAGCGACAACAGCTCCCGTCTGCGTCACCTGCGCAGCGACCGTTTCCGCACGACCGTGAACATCTACAGCGACTCGGTGGGCTCGGCCATCGTGCAACAGTTCGGCCGCCTCGAGCCCATGGAGAGCAGCCAGGACAACAGCCGCGACGAGCGGGCGGCCATCGAGACGGCCACGATGCAGCTGCGTCGCAGCACTGTGACTGGGTCGGACCCAGACACGCCGCCGGAGCCCGGGACCGAGGGCACGCGCACAGCTGACAACTGCGAGGAACCGCAGCCGCCGAACACCTGGCAGCAGTCGAGCCGGGTCACGCAGTCGAGCTTCGCCTCAAGAACAACTGATCGCCTCCCGTCCGCTGGCCAGACAGAGCAATGGACGTCTTCCAGTCGCTGCGCGACCACCTCGTTGAAGGGTATGCTAGTTGCAtttctgaagcgaaaagcttcactagctatAGGTAAAGCagccgtcgcgtaggccggagattCACCTTGAGCGACCTTCATCCCAACCAAGTTAGCCgtatatgaccatatgtggtacagttatggtgtcgaacccttcagCCCTGACCTTGACCCGCGTGACATTTAGTTGacttttgacattgggtgacctttgggttgaccttaagaacatccgacggggtgatgtgaaaccacgtgatgatatccgatgggggtgtcgtaagaccatgtgataccacgtcatagccacgtggtcgtgtcgGTATACctatatagaacggctgttgcgagcgtgtagcggagctgccatggacgagcctcagacgcttagcaagcgtgcttgcttttcgctgaattacagggttagccaagttaagccactggcaatttttgtttttgaggaaaggagagcgCCAAGTAACTGTTTTAAGAGGCGCCgtatagtggagtgctccggaattatttagaccacctggagatctttaacgtgcactgacatcgcacagcacacgggcgcctttagcgtgtcgcctccatcgaaacgcggccaccgcggtcgggttcgaccccggggtactccggctcagtagccgagagctgtaaccactgagtcaccatgCTGGGTCAACTCATTGGATGAATTCTGGATTAATTTACTTTGTTGCGTCTACATGTCACCGCGAGGTTGATTCATTGGCCTTAAGGTTAGCACTGTTTATCACAACGCCATGAGCTGTTGCGCGCCAAGGTGTCATATACGTCAAAGGTTATAATTACTGTTCCCTCGTGAGGTAGCTGATAAAAGAGGCGTACACGGCCTTCGATAGATATATGCCATTCAAAAAGTGACTAGATAAAAGTATATCAAACTCCTTGTAGTAGGACATGACCGCTCCATAGGTGCCTCGAAAGGAGGTCTCTGTTCAGGGCAGGTGGTGGTGATCAGAAAGCGTTTCTACTCTTGTGCTAGGGGTGGGAAACCATCCCGGGAAAAACAACTTTAAAGTGCACTTGTTCGACAATAACAAGAGTAAGATAAGTCGGAGACGATCATTGGGGTATACAAGTGTATGCATTAGCATTAGCCTTCCCCCATGACGGTGACGTGTGCCGTGGTTCAGTCCATTAATCACCGTGTTACGCGCCGTACCCCCTCTCGCGTGACCCGCTCGCCTTACAGCTGGACACTGATTGGAGACCGCCATTCTCTCGCCACCCTTCCTTTCACCCTCTTTTCAATTCTCCCTTTCTTGCCCTTTCTCTCTATCTATTTTGTCTCCTCTCCCCTGAGGCTTCACACGCTGCCTCCAACTCCGGGCACTTTTTGCCCTAATGGAGCaagttctaatgctaacgcaacTAAAATGTTTGCTTGACGCTGATTATAGACGACTGATGATGCGCGTCTTGACAATCTAGTCCCAGTAGAAATAAGTACAAGGTTAACGGGACATTGTTTACCTCCAGTGCCACCGGCGAGCATGGCACCCGGTGCACCTGGTACGTCTAGCCAGAACGAGGCTGCACCAAGGACGGAAGTCGTGGCCCTTGATCGGCGAAGCCCGGAGGCCTCGACCTGCGGGTCACCCGCCTCCCGTCACGTCTGCGAACAGCCCCCGCCCTCGGCTGCGACGCACTGCGGACGTCACGAACCGCTGGATATGGCGTCTAGTGACGTCGGTGCGGCCAAGTCGACGTCGCCTGCGCGATGTCCGTGTCTCCTGGATGCGCCAGAGGCCATCGCGGTTTCACGTCGTAGAGGCCTCAAAAGCCCCAGGCGTCAGGCGTTGCTCGCGCCAGTCAATGTGGTCGGCAACCTCGAGACCATGCAGTTCGGGTTGCGACCGAAGCCGAAGTCTTCAGCGCAACCCCGCTTTACGGCTACCTCGCAGGCTGAGGTCGTGGGGCAGCTCGCCTTCTAAGACAGCTCGTTGTTTCAGCGGCTGGCGAGCTGTTGTGCTTCCAACTACACCTTTTTTCCTGTTTATATCCATAATTTCTGCTTGTCGTTAAAGGAACTAGATGTTGCAAGGACGAAGGAAACTCCTTCTGCATGTTTTACACTTTGTTATTTGTATGAAGAAttagcaattatttttttttcctggtgtaCATCGCTTATGCGTGCTACAGCCAGTTAGGATACGTGTGTAGAAATGTATGTAAACGACAACTGACGATGACTACATCGAAGCTGCTTCGCAAGTTGTGCGCTTGGGACATGCGCGCCATTCCAAGAGCCTTGGCCATTCCATTCGTTTCCATCTTCGCCCGAAGATAAGTGTGATCCTCTACGTAATTGTATTGTGTGATGTTTGCCGAGATTCTAGCGTGCAACGCGGCCAGTTTTTGCCAACCGCCTATAGCTGAAGACGCGGTCATGCGAATTATTTGCGAATGTGAAAGCACTGTGCGCCGCTTCAGAAGCTTGGGAAGGCCGCGACCGACATCTTAAATTAGTTGTCGAAAGCGGTTTGCGTTCTCAATTTGGCTTAGTGCTTCGGAAGACCACAAACATTTTGCCTTGAAAGTTGTGTCATATGTACCAAGTGTCTAGAGCAGCTCCAGGTGAAGATGGTAGTGCCTATATGCAGTGCGGAGAAAACGTGAACATGCAAATATTTGCCTCGTCCCAAGGTTCATGACGAAGGGACAGCGGGAGTTTCGCTTCAGTCTCGAACCCTGCAAGAACACTTCGATCATATACGCTCCATTCAGACTGCATTATGCTGCGCAGTAAAGCTGAGCATGCACAGTCTTCATTCactccgccaaaaaaaaaagggggggggggggagaggataCCCGTAGCTTAATGTAGCGGTCATTCGGTCTGCAGCAGCCTATTCGCCAGCGTCTCATGAAGGCTGGAGTGAAAAATGCATGTGAAATGTGCCTGTGAAAACAGGTCAATTTACATTTAATGGTATCACAGAGCACGTTTATTGTCTCCCAATAGCAGCACACCATGGAGATTCTCTAGCATACTATACGTATTGTCGAGAATTCCGTATGTGCACAGCGCGGTGATCGTATCCCAATAGCATCTTGAACTGGAGATGCTACATTTCTATTAATGAGGATTCTGTGTTATGCAAGTCTCGTGCAGAATGACAGTGTAAAGTGCACCTTGTTAAACGTTGCCTTAACTGGAAAATACTAGCGTAAAAGCAGTGTTCTCTGATGTGACATGTCGGCAAATGCAGTGCAAGGGCCATGTGTTAAAGCTCCCAAAACTATCGTCCATTGCACAGATTCCAGAAATATGAAATTTATCGAGCCGCTGCGCTGTTGTATGCCTGCTTCGTATAAATGCAGTAGAACTCCGGTAATTCTAAGTCGGGAGACCGCAGAACTATTCGAATTAACCAGGTGCaagcaccgcaaaaaaaaaaggggggggggatccGGGCAAAACATTTAGTTGCGGGAAACTGGACGAACTTTGCGATTACCGTTTGAAGCCACGTATAAGTTGACCAAAGTTGACTCCAAAGGTAAGTTgacgcatccccccccccccccccaacatcaGTGATGTCATCCTGGCGTGTACGCAACTCAATGGAATAAGCACGAACTCGAAAAAAAAACCGGCCTCCGCCCTCCCGCACTCATGTGCGGCCTGACCGACTAACAACAAACCGAAGTGCAGACCGTTCTACGGACATCCTCATATACAGCGACCGCGCGTGCCGTGCCCGCAACTGCGCATACGCAGATCGCCCTTCGGTGCCAGATGGCGCTGCGTTCCTGCCAACAGGGCCTGAACACATCATGCTCGAATGTCATGGTATCCATCCGTATGTCGATACAGGCatagtcactctccctgaggtcctagggtcatgtaaataaatctgcggtagaagttagcaaaaagcggttggaagatcggtggctcaaaagcaggcaGGTGACATAAGGTGTTAGACGTGCAAGACTGAAAACGTATTTAGAGATTGATCCCGAggcgggaccaatcagcgcgtgcgcacgtGGCAGGCCCAGGACGCGCGGTAAGCGGTAGCAGTATACGCGCTATGCTACAAGTCGGAAGTTTGTGAACGGCGTGACAGTCTAATTTCCAGAGCGGAACCGATTTACACACGAATTGAGGACGCCTTTTAACTCGTAGAGCCCCATGTGTCCTGCTGGGAATGGGAACCGGCACGAGGAGCGTACTACTACTGCCCTTCCAGAACTAGCTTAGTCCCCCTTAGTTTTGGATGGTCGTTGTGATTTGTTATATTTATTATTTATATAGATACTGCAACCTCACATTCTGggaattttagcagggtgggagaAGAGCAAACtataaaacacaataaaatgGCAAAGCACAAATAAACAGTGGCAGGTTGAAGCAAAATAAGCAACatcatcttttcctttctttttataggggtttaacgtcccaaagcaactcaggctatgagggacgccgtagtgaagggctccggaaatttcgaccacctggggttcttttacgtgcactgacatcgcacagcacacgggcctctagaatttcgcctccatcgaaattcgaccgcggcggccgggattgaacccgcgtctttcgggccggcaaataagcaacaacaaaaacatcAGTATCAAAGAACATTACAAAAGGAGGAAGTCAAATGATGTCAGCGATGGCTGCATAACTCATTAACAAGCACAACTGCCTCCAAGGTTGATTGCTGTGTACAGGCAGGGACCTTGTCCGCAGTCGTCGACAACATATGGTTGCCACGTACAGTACAAGCCCGGCTTGTTGCTTGCGCTCATTTCGTCGCGATACTCGGATGCAGCGGAGGATGCCGTTCCTCGGGGTTTTGGTAGCCTGTCGCAGGGCGCTTCGAGTCTGTGGCTACGTGGCGGCCTCTGCAACTACGGTATAGCGGTTCTGTCGGACAAACCTCGAGGTTGCCATCTTGCGGGGTGACCGCAGAGCGAGCATTGATGTTGGTCGACTAGTGGACACAAATTTGTCCTGTCCCGATTTTGTGACAGGTCTCACATATGACAGATTTCTGGTGATAAGGTGATACCGGCAGGAGTATGCTGTATAGATGGATCTTGCGCGAACGTCTGGCGCTCGCAAACGTGATGAGAGCTGCTTCATTCTTACCCGTGGGCCTGGCGTTATCTTGCATGACTAGCGCGCGAGGCTGGCCATGAGTCGTTCGCTTGTTAACCTGTTGGCGATATTTGACACCGCGGAACTGGCCGGGGCGAATGGTTTCATAAGCCTGTATAGGTGTCGCCTTTCCAGAAATTAAGA containing:
- the LOC144110964 gene encoding excitatory amino acid transporter 3-like, with product MPMRKIRQLVEAKAGAGGRTACSSDEGRRRRFSFRMSENSLNLCLVGAAAGGMALGWHIRHHGVSGRLLKLMDFPGELYMRMLECLAMPVVTSSIVAGLGSVDILLAGNIGLIAMLYFVVATVMASTIGIGVALFLGPQREGCWRRQRLTHVDGFLDLLRNLFPDNYLAACLQTTVTVPQNVTGASADEAPFTTVSESRANVLGLLSVSVMLGAVLSVTVSESDALLNLFVGLSNATVTVSHLTAWFSPVGVFFLVATRLTQVKDMDRAYGAVRSFFHVILAGLAAYGLGLLPVLYVLATRQDPRHFLRVTLAPAMKAFRSASRTVSVPGTIEALEELASLEPRIVRFVIPVGANVSMSGTALVAAATAVVLARLDGLEVGLEELLIIGATVVLASLGAASIPNSSVLTVLMILMALQVSSRDISLVFALDWAVDRFRTTVNIYSDSVGSAIVQQFGRLEPMESSQDNSRDERAAIETATMQLRRSTVTGSDPDTPPEPGTEGTRTADNCEEPQPPNTWQQSSRVTQSSFASRTTDRLPSAGQTEQWTSSSRCATTSLKVPPASMAPGAPGTSSQNEAAPRTEVVALDRRSPEASTCGSPASRHVCEQPPPSAATHCGRHEPLDMASSDVGAAKSTSPARCPCLLDAPEAIAVSRRRGLKSPRRQALLAPVNVVGNLETMQFGLRPKPKSSAQPRFTATSQAEVVGQLAF